In the Paenibacillus sp. FSL R7-0337 genome, ACACCGCTTGAATGAAGGACTCTCTGATTACCTGAAGAGTATCTTTTTGGACCTGACCTTCATAGATCTGGCCGTACCAATATGGTGACTCATTTCTTCCGAGTTGATCATAAGGCAGCTCCAGCTCAGCGGCAGAATCACTCTCCTTGTAATAGAAGAGCTGCCGCTCATCATCATAGCGGGTAATCACTACGAAACGGTCTTTCCAGCAGACCACCCCGGTGCCCTGCTCAAGGGATTGGCGGATTGCCGTAATAGCCTGCTTCTGATAGAGAGGGAAGGTGGGGCTGAAGTTAAAGCCTGCACCCTGACTGGCGATAATGCCGATCAGATCAGCCGCTACGAAATGTTCAGCTGCCCAGTTATAAGCCGTAGCAGAATCCGGGTGAAGCTGCCTGTGCACCGACAGGCGGAAGCATAAGGCCGTCATTCCGGCCAGCATGGGCTTCGACAGCGTGAACCAGCCTTTAGCCGACAGGACCTGATGCATGGCATCCGCAAAAGAAGATGCGAGCGGCACACGCGGTTGATCCGCAGTGGCTGAAACGTGCTTGTTATAATGGTCATTCATCGTGCGGTATGCGCCCCCCATCTTGGCAGTGTGGACCGCTTACGGTCCGGGTACTGTCCGGAGATTATTTTGACCCGCCCCATGGCCTGCTCCTCAAGCTCCAATGCCCTCTCCAAAGCAGCACAGAGGGACGGAAGCTGTTCCTCATTCAGCAGCTTGCCGCTGTTGTTCTCAGAGATTGCAGCCGTGAGCGGCCCCCTCAGTCCTTCCACCAGCTCAGCATACAAGTGCTGAACCTCCTCCAGCCCCGGCAATACAGACTGAACCTCCCGCAGATAAGCGGAGATTTCGATCCTTGATGTCAGGTAGGATTCCAGGATGTAGACAGCGCCGTAGCTGTCGAATCCGCCCTGCTGAAGCGCCCGGATCAGGAAGCTGTAGGCCAGGCGGCCTGAGCCGAGGCTTACGTCAGGAAGTGTTTTGTGAGGAGTCTCCCAATCCTCCAGCGCAAGGCGAAGCGATTCGAGCACAGTATCCTGCAGCGGAATCTTCACCCGCTCTCCAACATACGTACAGTCCCAGAAGGGCGTAAAGTTAAGGCCGAAGTTATCATATAACACATATTGTGTCTCGCCGGACCAGCCATCCTGTACATAGAACACGCGGTCATCCTCATCATAACCATGAATCACTCCGAATTCCGGTATCCAGTAGATGCAGGCCAGGCCGCGGTCGAGACTCAGCTTGACACCGTCAATAGCGATGCGCTGATACTCCCCGAACGAATCATGTCTGGTTCGCCCGCCGTCATCCAGCAAGAAGATCCCGAGGTTATCGACAGCCCGGCGATGCTCTGTGCCCCACTGTCCGTAAGCTGTAACAGACATGGGGAGGAGCTTCTCGTGCACGGTGAATTTGAAGGCCATGCCGCTTAGCCCCGAGAGCATGAATTTTGGACCCTCGAATAAACCGGCGGCAGTGGTTACGGCATAGAGCGCATCGGTAAAAGATTTCGATTCACGCTTCATCTGAACGTCAAGAATTACGCCTGATCGTTTGTTCACTGTTCATTCTCCTATTCATCCAACCGTTTCAGCGTTGCCTCACATATACTGCGAAGCTTGTCCTTCAGCCATTTGGGGGACAGGAGGGCATTCCACTCCGCCTGGAGCAACTGAGTAATTAACGCGCTGGTATCATAAAAATCAACCTCATAGACCTCATCAGCGGCGGCACGGAGCTGATAACCATCCCATGAGCTATCCTGAGGTATTCCGTTCATACGGATTCTCGCCGTGAAAGGCTTCAAGGGTCTGGTCTGCTCTGCCGTTGCCGCCGGGCCGTCCTCCACGGGGATGAAGACCCTGCCGGTCAGCGTTAGCTGGCGGATGCCAGACAGGCTGAAGTACTCGTTTCGCCCGTCTCCCTCCACAGCGGCCACCAGATAATCTTCCTCTACCCGCCGGCTTAGCTGCTGGGGGCAGAGATATAGCTCCTGCGGAGTGTCCTGTCCATTCCTGTAAAGAACATGGACCACCCTGCGGGCCAGGATCGCCTGCTCCAGCATCTCTATCATCTGTATGCGCTGGGCATTCACTTCAAAGACTGGCAGCTTAAGCTCTCTATCTGTAAGCGGCTGCTCGGTGAACCGCTCCAGCAGACTCCCGACCTTGCGGATACTCTGGGCATTCTCATAATCATAGTGACTATACCGGTAAGCCAGATATTTAAGCACCCGCTGCTCCTCGTCCGTAATGTACAGATGAGGCAGCACGAAGCTGTTGTTCTGATATATATATCCACGCTGCTTCGCCACATACTGGAGCGGAGCCCGCAGGGATTCTGTCAGGTATTCAATATCCCGCTGCGCC is a window encoding:
- a CDS encoding WYL domain-containing protein, with translation MSHIHRIQWFDQQIRQLAYPNSSKLAEQFEISRRQAQRDIEYLTESLRAPLQYVAKQRGYIYQNNSFVLPHLYITDEEQRVLKYLAYRYSHYDYENAQSIRKVGSLLERFTEQPLTDRELKLPVFEVNAQRIQMIEMLEQAILARRVVHVLYRNGQDTPQELYLCPQQLSRRVEEDYLVAAVEGDGRNEYFSLSGIRQLTLTGRVFIPVEDGPAATAEQTRPLKPFTARIRMNGIPQDSSWDGYQLRAAADEVYEVDFYDTSALITQLLQAEWNALLSPKWLKDKLRSICEATLKRLDE